A genomic region of Barnesiella viscericola DSM 18177 contains the following coding sequences:
- a CDS encoding Eco57I restriction-modification methylase domain-containing protein — protein sequence MAATYTPDILRKLFQSSFNLTQWYTFLQYFFNATELKEGPEKIIGSTSDNGYYLGNIDTTDSYRIGLFHYNITKGSVANRRVGLRNLVKSFINPAWGEFDAALVVFDSGDHWRLSFICDIKGEATSPKRYTYVFGSDDLLYRTPIERFNFLKKKGISFENLKTAFSVEALSDEFFDRYREQYADFIQYITGKRFVKVGSKWEEKRLSEPNAALMGAFDYNEKKIRDYVKKMMGRITFLHFLQRKGWMCGDLNYMQNMFENSLYKNDYLDSVLEPLFFGILNTKPAEREALFADYDWDKSLLNEWKDIPYLNGGLFERDKEDEPESRFPADYFKRLFQFFSEYNFTIDENDPNDAEVGVDPEMLGKIFENLLEDNKDKGAFYTPKEIVRYMCQESLIAYLETNTSIAKDKIRQFVLSPEEGVKDIPENKKPKLLSALENVKICDPAIGSGAFPMGLLNELLHCREVLSGDHYDRAEIKKSIIQNNIYGVDIEKGAVDIARLRFWLSIVVDEETPSPLPNLDYKIMQGNSLIESFIGVDLSKLTYEKEYKKDKGEISLFDDEKNRLQKTVSHLLSSYYSCNDHNRKVKLQQEISDTINKQLEAQAYDPTILARLKDINLAENNKFFLWHTWFSDVFNRDDDKNGFDIVIGNPPYFLYQESHVGEIADLRSDKDYTIAFGGKLNAYKLFIANAVKKLLSTNGINCFIFQNSF from the coding sequence ATGGCAGCTACATATACACCGGATATTTTGAGAAAACTATTCCAATCATCTTTCAATCTGACTCAGTGGTACACTTTCCTACAATATTTTTTCAATGCAACCGAATTGAAAGAAGGACCAGAAAAGATCATTGGAAGCACCTCTGATAATGGTTACTATTTGGGAAATATAGATACTACAGACAGTTATCGTATCGGTTTATTTCATTACAATATTACAAAAGGCTCGGTCGCAAACAGGCGTGTAGGGCTACGCAATCTTGTAAAGTCATTCATTAATCCGGCTTGGGGTGAGTTTGATGCCGCATTGGTGGTATTTGATAGTGGCGACCATTGGCGTTTGTCATTTATTTGTGATATCAAGGGAGAAGCGACATCGCCTAAACGATATACATACGTTTTTGGTAGTGATGATTTACTATACAGAACGCCTATTGAGCGTTTCAACTTCTTAAAGAAAAAAGGTATTTCATTTGAAAATTTGAAAACTGCATTCTCTGTTGAAGCTCTTTCTGATGAGTTCTTTGACAGATATCGCGAGCAATACGCCGACTTTATCCAATATATTACAGGTAAGCGTTTTGTTAAGGTGGGCAGTAAGTGGGAAGAGAAAAGACTTAGTGAGCCCAATGCTGCATTGATGGGAGCGTTTGACTACAACGAAAAGAAAATCCGTGATTACGTAAAGAAGATGATGGGGCGCATCACCTTCCTTCATTTCTTGCAACGCAAAGGTTGGATGTGTGGCGACCTCAACTATATGCAAAATATGTTTGAGAACTCACTGTACAAGAATGATTATCTCGACTCAGTGCTTGAACCGTTGTTCTTCGGTATCTTGAACACTAAACCTGCCGAGCGTGAAGCCCTGTTTGCCGATTACGATTGGGATAAATCGCTACTTAATGAATGGAAAGATATTCCATACCTAAATGGTGGTTTATTTGAGCGTGATAAGGAAGACGAACCCGAAAGTCGTTTCCCAGCTGATTATTTCAAACGTTTGTTCCAATTCTTCAGTGAATACAACTTTACCATTGACGAGAATGACCCTAACGATGCCGAAGTGGGAGTAGATCCAGAAATGTTGGGTAAAATCTTCGAAAACTTGCTTGAAGACAACAAGGATAAAGGAGCATTCTACACACCGAAAGAGATTGTACGTTATATGTGTCAGGAGTCACTTATTGCCTACCTCGAAACCAATACAAGTATAGCAAAAGACAAGATTCGTCAATTCGTACTTTCACCAGAAGAGGGAGTTAAGGATATTCCAGAGAATAAGAAACCGAAACTTCTTTCAGCACTTGAAAATGTTAAGATTTGTGATCCTGCTATTGGTTCGGGAGCATTTCCTATGGGTTTGCTCAATGAACTGTTGCATTGTCGTGAGGTTTTGAGTGGCGACCATTATGATCGTGCCGAAATCAAAAAGAGCATTATCCAAAACAATATCTATGGTGTAGATATTGAGAAAGGTGCAGTAGATATAGCCCGTTTGCGATTCTGGCTCTCTATCGTTGTTGATGAAGAGACACCATCGCCATTGCCCAATCTCGACTATAAGATTATGCAAGGTAACTCGCTAATTGAGAGTTTTATCGGGGTGGATTTAAGTAAACTCACTTACGAAAAAGAATACAAGAAAGACAAAGGAGAGATTTCTCTCTTCGATGATGAAAAAAATCGCTTGCAAAAGACTGTATCGCATCTACTATCTTCGTACTACTCTTGTAACGACCACAATAGAAAGGTGAAGTTACAACAAGAAATTTCCGATACTATCAACAAACAGTTGGAGGCACAGGCATACGACCCAACTATTCTTGCCAGACTCAAAGATATCAATCTTGCCGAGAATAACAAATTCTTTCTTTGGCATACTTGGTTTAGCGATGTTTTCAATCGTGATGACGATAAAAATGGTTTTGATATTGTAATTGGCAATCCTCCGTATTTTTTATATCAAGAATCACATGTTGGAGAGATTGCAGATTTACGTAGTGATAAAGATTATACGATTGCATTTGGGGGTAAATTAAATGCCTACAAACTCTTTATCGCAAATGCTGTAAAAAAACTCCTATCTACAAATGGCATAAATTGTTTTATCTTCCAAAATTCTTTTTAG
- a CDS encoding site-specific integrase, whose product MASVKVKFRPSTIEGKEGTIYYQIIQNRVIRQLKTDYRIFTDEWNEAGSCIIVGSSRRSNLLLSLQERMEWDLKRLDMIIRQLDNRKAGYTADDIVASFQSNKEGQSLFNFMQGIIARLKQMGKIRTAENYSCTLKSFMQFRGDRDILLSEIDSDLMQLYEAYLHGKGAVRNTSSFYMRILRAVYNRALEKELMEQRNPFRHVYTGVDKTVKRAVPLSAIKRMKSLDLSLQPNLEFARDMFLFSFYTRGMSFIDMAHLKKKDLQNGFLSYRRRKTGQQLVVRWEKCMQEIVGKYPEDSLSPYILPVLKYPFKDTHKHYRSVMSGINRNLKEIARLADISVPLSMYCARHSWASAAKGKNIPISVISEGMGHDSEATTQIYLALLDNSVVDKANAQILKGL is encoded by the coding sequence ATGGCCAGTGTAAAAGTGAAATTCAGACCTTCCACCATAGAGGGAAAGGAAGGTACCATCTATTATCAGATTATCCAGAACCGTGTAATCCGTCAGTTAAAGACGGATTACCGGATATTTACGGATGAATGGAACGAAGCTGGAAGCTGTATCATTGTCGGCAGTTCGAGACGAAGCAATCTGCTCCTTTCCTTGCAGGAACGCATGGAATGGGACCTGAAACGGCTGGATATGATTATCCGCCAACTGGATAACCGGAAAGCCGGATATACGGCAGATGATATTGTCGCTTCTTTTCAAAGCAATAAAGAGGGACAGTCGCTTTTCAACTTCATGCAAGGCATCATAGCCCGTCTCAAACAGATGGGCAAGATACGTACGGCTGAAAATTATTCCTGTACTCTGAAAAGTTTTATGCAGTTCAGAGGAGACAGGGATATTCTGTTGTCTGAAATCGATTCGGATTTGATGCAGCTTTATGAAGCCTATCTTCATGGAAAAGGTGCCGTGCGGAATACCAGTTCATTCTATATGCGTATTCTTCGGGCAGTATATAATCGTGCCTTGGAAAAGGAACTGATGGAACAGCGCAATCCCTTCAGGCATGTCTATACGGGAGTGGACAAGACCGTCAAGCGTGCCGTTCCTTTATCTGCCATCAAGCGTATGAAGAGTCTGGACTTGTCCTTACAGCCTAATCTGGAATTTGCAAGGGACATGTTCCTGTTCAGCTTCTATACCCGTGGCATGTCGTTCATAGATATGGCTCACTTAAAAAAGAAAGATCTTCAGAACGGCTTCTTATCGTATCGCAGACGAAAGACCGGGCAGCAGCTGGTTGTCAGGTGGGAAAAATGTATGCAGGAGATTGTCGGCAAATACCCGGAAGACAGCCTCAGTCCTTATATTTTGCCGGTATTGAAATATCCTTTTAAGGATACGCACAAGCATTACAGGAGTGTCATGTCCGGAATAAACCGGAACCTGAAAGAAATAGCCAGATTGGCCGATATATCCGTTCCTCTAAGCATGTACTGTGCCCGTCATTCATGGGCAAGCGCGGCCAAAGGCAAAAACATTCCTATTTCTGTCATCAGTGAAGGAATGGGACATGATTCCGAGGCGACTACACAAATTTATCTGGCCTTATTGGATAACTCCGTAGTAGACAAAGCCAACGCACAAATTTTGAAAGGTCTGTAG
- a CDS encoding ATP-dependent nuclease, with protein sequence MYLSELKLWNFRKFSKNDGTIEFDSPHLVVPFKKGINILIGENDSGKTAIIDAIKLVLRTHAIEWIRVEEKDFHEATDSMRIELVISDMSENEASIFTEWLSWDNKTSKPYLRLIYAANIINGQIIPGDVSAGPDANGKVLAFQAREYLKTVYLKALRDASIELTAKKSSRVSQILQGHNLFKEEPGQEHPFVTYVKSANRSINSWFNDELQALGKDGLPILGTSNKEQIKDKIDSFLHAFINSNINSSLTITEPKIRNILETISIVIEFAQNMGLGTMNRLYMATELLHLNKEWDGLKLCLIEELEAHLHPQAQMKVISALQCQKVQFIMSTHSPNIASKIKISDKENTNIILCYDSDVYPLNTDTTRLDEDDCIFLDHFLDVTKSNLFFAKGVIIVEGWAEELLIPVIANKLGYNLTNKEISIVNVGSTAYIRYANIFIRTDGKILNMPISIVTDLDVSPEKIKKEEVELDTIEYSEISHEVELEKSKKILDSLALPDESNVKILISPHWTLEWCLYLSSTLNECFKECVSKVHSKTEGFKKNKAGKYDEEKFKTTLIKKLKDRTLDKVAIAHELCQQICSLDTLAIPEDDSIYYLVEAIKHVSKV encoded by the coding sequence ATGTATCTATCTGAGCTAAAACTTTGGAATTTTAGAAAATTTAGTAAAAATGACGGAACAATAGAATTTGATTCGCCACATTTGGTAGTTCCTTTTAAGAAAGGAATTAATATCTTAATCGGAGAAAATGATTCAGGAAAAACAGCAATAATTGACGCTATTAAATTGGTTTTACGTACTCATGCTATTGAGTGGATACGTGTTGAAGAAAAAGATTTTCATGAAGCTACAGACTCTATGAGAATTGAACTTGTTATTAGTGATATGTCTGAAAACGAGGCATCCATTTTTACAGAATGGTTAAGTTGGGATAATAAAACATCTAAGCCATATCTTCGCTTAATATACGCTGCAAATATTATTAATGGACAGATTATTCCTGGAGATGTCTCGGCTGGACCTGATGCAAATGGTAAAGTTTTGGCTTTTCAAGCTCGTGAATACCTTAAAACTGTATATTTAAAAGCATTGAGAGATGCAAGTATAGAATTAACTGCAAAGAAGAGTTCTAGAGTTTCACAGATTTTACAAGGTCATAATTTATTTAAAGAGGAACCTGGACAAGAACATCCATTTGTGACATATGTTAAATCAGCAAACAGAAGCATTAATAGTTGGTTTAATGATGAGCTACAAGCATTAGGAAAAGATGGTTTACCAATTCTTGGGACAAGTAATAAGGAGCAAATAAAAGATAAGATAGATTCATTTTTACATGCTTTTATTAATTCTAATATAAATAGCAGTCTTACAATTACGGAACCTAAAATACGTAATATACTAGAAACTATTTCTATTGTTATAGAATTCGCACAAAATATGGGGCTAGGCACTATGAATAGGCTATATATGGCGACAGAACTGCTTCACTTAAATAAAGAGTGGGATGGTCTAAAATTATGTTTAATAGAAGAACTAGAAGCACATTTACATCCTCAAGCGCAAATGAAAGTTATTTCTGCTTTACAATGTCAGAAAGTACAATTCATCATGTCAACTCATAGTCCAAATATTGCATCTAAGATAAAAATTTCGGATAAAGAAAACACAAACATTATTCTATGTTATGATTCTGACGTGTATCCATTGAATACTGATACGACCAGACTTGATGAAGATGACTGTATATTCCTTGATCATTTTTTAGATGTAACAAAATCAAATTTGTTTTTTGCAAAAGGAGTTATTATTGTTGAAGGTTGGGCAGAAGAATTATTGATACCTGTAATTGCCAATAAGTTAGGATATAATCTTACCAATAAAGAAATTTCAATTGTTAATGTTGGTTCTACTGCATATATAAGATATGCTAATATTTTTATAAGGACTGACGGAAAGATATTAAATATGCCAATAAGTATAGTAACAGATCTCGATGTCAGTCCGGAAAAAATAAAAAAAGAAGAGGTAGAGCTTGATACAATTGAATATTCAGAAATCAGTCACGAAGTGGAGTTGGAAAAGTCTAAGAAAATTTTAGATAGTCTTGCTTTGCCCGATGAATCAAATGTCAAAATTCTCATTTCTCCACATTGGACTTTAGAGTGGTGTTTATATCTTTCCAGCACATTAAATGAATGTTTTAAGGAGTGTGTATCTAAAGTCCATTCTAAAACTGAAGGTTTTAAAAAAAATAAAGCTGGGAAATATGATGAAGAAAAATTCAAAACTACATTAATAAAGAAACTTAAAGATCGAACTTTAGATAAAGTAGCTATTGCTCATGAATTATGTCAGCAAATATGTTCGTTGGACACCTTAGCCATACCTGAAGATGATAGTATATATTATTTAGTGGAAGCAATTAAACATGTATCTAAAGTATGA
- a CDS encoding helicase-related protein, which translates to MSTKFFNNIPGNTLFDKLKGIAAEMVTFERFLAVVGFFRSSGYFKLRKELGDISEIKILVGINIDDIFRKHNKALLMLVDEEKAKEIYHNGFKEDIVNAQYSPEVEEGILQMCEDLVSGRLQMRIHATRNLHAKFYLCLPQNHSENSDGWVIMGSSNISDSGLGIKQPPQYELNVAMKDFDDVKYCSDEFWTLWNEAVPLTAKDIEEYKKNTYLGYQPTPYELYIKVLIDTFGDQVEDDFSIQLPDGVKDLKYQKDAVIQGYQMLMQHNGLFLADVVGLGKTMIATMIAKRFVEANGKNTNILVVYPPALEDNWRNTFKLFGIYKKTQFITNGSLSKVLESKDNYKDKEEFDLIIVDEAHGFRSDSSGKYDELQKICKSPCLNIGLLKSTQKKVMLLSATPLNNRPDDLQNQLLLFQNSQNCTIDGVPNLKGFFAPLIYEYKRLMRERDQRDVTAEVDKIYEQIRSKVIDKVTVRRTRNNILNDPDYKADIKSQSIIFPNILPPNELEYVMGSDTSNRFYETLKQLTDGKTDENPEGKGLTYARYRAVEFLKPEYRSKYKNAVHIGQTLAAIYRVHMVKRLESSFYAFKKSLRTLLRITTDMIKMFDEDKVIIAPDLKVKDLQAKNMELDEIIEYAIAKGYATEDILFPANAFSSDFLEMLHHDREILEQLNADWAKENDDPKFDKFRENLTNVFFDTTINPSGKLVLFSESVDTLNYLYDRLTKEIGRTDVLMVTASNRNRLGQTIKENFDANFDSNSMRYNIIITSDVLAEGVNLHRSNVIVNYDSPWNATRLMQRIGRVNRIGSVATNIYNYMFYPSQQGDKEIQLYKNALVKLQGFHSAFGEDAQIYSKEEIVKEFQMFDNNVKDSIDKKIALLREVRELYNRDRKLYHKIKALPMKSRVMRDTGKHCGKSVIFVSSNVKTEFYLATQTGIEIIDFLEAVKYLKARPEEQPSQFTNEKQHYKHVNSALAQYTTDYVEAADTSSINRTDLDKTSLEASKFLRTIKQITTDCELKSKCDVLMGYINEGIYAQLPRYLKALSREYKNDRSKMKQDEYSLQNKISELLGEYQTMDKEQRHDAQDISNPQIIISESFK; encoded by the coding sequence ATGAGTACAAAGTTTTTTAATAATATACCGGGTAATACTCTTTTTGATAAGTTGAAAGGTATTGCGGCAGAGATGGTAACATTTGAACGCTTTTTAGCTGTTGTAGGCTTCTTTCGTTCATCTGGATATTTCAAGTTGCGTAAAGAATTAGGTGATATATCAGAAATCAAGATATTGGTAGGTATCAATATTGATGATATTTTCCGAAAGCATAACAAGGCTCTTTTGATGCTTGTTGATGAAGAAAAAGCAAAAGAAATCTATCACAACGGTTTCAAGGAGGATATTGTAAACGCTCAATACTCACCCGAAGTAGAGGAAGGCATATTGCAGATGTGTGAAGACCTTGTTTCCGGACGTTTGCAAATGCGTATTCATGCAACCAGAAATCTGCACGCTAAATTCTACTTATGCCTGCCACAAAACCATAGCGAGAATAGCGACGGTTGGGTAATAATGGGTTCTTCCAATATCTCTGATTCGGGTTTGGGGATCAAACAGCCGCCACAGTATGAACTCAATGTGGCAATGAAGGACTTTGATGATGTAAAGTATTGCTCAGATGAATTTTGGACTTTATGGAACGAGGCTGTTCCATTGACAGCAAAAGATATTGAAGAGTACAAAAAAAATACATACTTGGGCTATCAGCCTACTCCATACGAACTATACATCAAAGTACTTATTGATACATTTGGTGACCAAGTGGAAGATGACTTTTCCATTCAGTTACCCGATGGTGTCAAGGATTTGAAATATCAGAAAGATGCCGTTATTCAGGGGTATCAGATGCTGATGCAGCATAATGGTTTGTTCCTTGCTGATGTTGTGGGGTTAGGAAAGACTATGATTGCAACGATGATAGCCAAACGTTTTGTAGAGGCTAACGGTAAAAATACCAATATCCTCGTTGTATATCCCCCGGCATTGGAAGATAACTGGCGAAATACATTCAAACTTTTCGGAATATACAAGAAAACTCAATTCATTACTAATGGCAGTCTGTCAAAGGTTCTTGAAAGTAAAGACAATTACAAGGACAAAGAGGAATTTGATTTAATCATTGTCGATGAAGCCCATGGTTTCCGTAGCGATAGTTCTGGCAAATATGATGAGTTGCAAAAGATATGCAAATCCCCCTGCCTGAATATTGGCTTGCTGAAAAGCACTCAAAAGAAGGTAATGCTTCTTTCTGCTACACCGCTCAACAACCGCCCTGATGATTTACAGAATCAGTTACTATTGTTCCAAAATAGCCAAAACTGTACCATTGACGGAGTTCCCAACCTCAAAGGTTTCTTTGCTCCGCTTATCTATGAATATAAGAGATTGATGCGAGAGCGTGACCAGCGTGATGTTACTGCTGAGGTGGATAAAATCTATGAGCAGATACGTAGTAAGGTTATTGATAAGGTAACAGTACGCCGTACACGCAACAATATACTCAACGATCCCGATTATAAGGCAGATATTAAATCACAGAGTATCATATTCCCAAATATTCTGCCACCGAATGAATTGGAGTATGTAATGGGCTCAGATACAAGCAACCGCTTCTATGAGACGCTTAAGCAATTGACTGATGGAAAAACGGATGAAAATCCAGAAGGCAAGGGACTGACCTATGCCCGCTATCGTGCTGTTGAGTTTTTGAAACCTGAATATCGTAGCAAGTATAAGAATGCTGTACATATTGGTCAGACATTGGCTGCCATTTACCGTGTTCATATGGTAAAGAGATTGGAGAGTAGTTTCTATGCTTTCAAGAAGTCGCTTCGAACACTTCTTCGTATTACAACTGATATGATTAAGATGTTCGATGAGGACAAGGTGATCATCGCCCCCGATTTGAAGGTGAAAGACCTGCAAGCAAAGAATATGGAACTTGATGAAATTATCGAGTATGCCATTGCAAAAGGATATGCAACTGAAGATATTCTCTTTCCAGCCAATGCTTTTAGTTCTGATTTTCTTGAAATGCTCCATCATGATCGTGAGATATTGGAGCAACTCAATGCAGATTGGGCGAAAGAGAATGATGATCCGAAGTTTGACAAGTTCCGAGAAAACCTTACTAATGTCTTTTTTGATACGACCATCAATCCATCTGGCAAATTGGTGTTGTTCTCTGAAAGTGTCGATACATTGAATTACTTATATGATAGATTGACAAAAGAGATAGGTCGCACAGATGTTTTGATGGTAACAGCAAGCAACCGCAACCGTTTGGGACAGACTATCAAAGAGAATTTCGATGCCAATTTTGACAGTAATTCAATGAGGTACAACATCATTATTACTTCTGATGTATTGGCCGAAGGTGTGAACTTGCATCGTTCCAATGTAATTGTCAATTACGATTCGCCTTGGAATGCCACACGTTTAATGCAGCGTATAGGTCGTGTAAACCGTATCGGTTCTGTTGCTACGAATATCTATAACTATATGTTCTACCCATCGCAACAGGGCGACAAGGAAATTCAACTCTATAAAAACGCTCTTGTTAAATTACAGGGTTTTCACTCTGCATTTGGCGAAGATGCTCAAATCTACTCAAAGGAAGAAATTGTAAAGGAGTTCCAAATGTTTGACAACAATGTAAAGGACAGTATCGATAAGAAAATTGCCCTATTGCGTGAAGTGCGTGAGCTCTATAACAGAGACCGTAAACTATATCACAAGATCAAGGCTTTGCCAATGAAGAGCAGAGTAATGCGTGATACGGGAAAGCATTGTGGAAAGTCAGTCATCTTTGTTTCTTCCAATGTCAAGACCGAGTTTTATCTGGCTACTCAAACTGGTATTGAAATTATTGACTTCCTAGAAGCAGTAAAGTATCTCAAAGCAAGGCCCGAAGAACAACCATCACAATTTACTAATGAGAAACAACACTACAAGCATGTCAATAGTGCATTGGCTCAATATACAACCGATTATGTAGAGGCTGCAGATACATCATCTATCAATCGCACAGACCTTGACAAGACTTCGCTTGAAGCTAGTAAATTCCTGCGGACCATTAAGCAAATAACAACTGACTGTGAGCTGAAATCGAAATGCGATGTACTGATGGGATACATCAATGAAGGTATATATGCCCAACTTCCCCGCTATCTGAAGGCTTTATCACGAGAGTACAAAAACGACCGCTCTAAAATGAAGCAGGACGAATATAGCTTGCAAAACAAAATATCGGAATTACTTGGAGAGTATCAGACGATGGACAAAGAACAACGCCATGATGCCCAAGATATTTCTAATCCTCAAATCATTATATCAGAATCATTTAAGTAA
- a CDS encoding UvrD-helicase domain-containing protein codes for MRRIDDNLISSVQDFLLPKGCNFDDERRNFIKELSSCDLLAVPGSGKTTALIAKLCCMAENLEIGDAILVLSHTNTAVEEIRKHLSKKAAKLFEYPHNVSTIQEFVDKFLAIPYYENKYKRGIEIIDKDRYDAEIQRILSRCWDRRILYCKHQFDFTSVRFISSFGEPRIGLGIEGSDISYKIPTTWRGNEDFNKQYVCNWLLKAKNEILEKGILHYDDCYYLAEEYIKEYPEIKSVLQKRFKYILIDETQDMQLHQLNLIDKLFYSDNCILQRIGDPNQSIYNAVTDTCDWLPRNPMYINNSLRLSKEIADVVNPFTLITGDDGTGKARFVVNGKNVLDSPILPTLLLFNEETMPLLKGKFKDLIERNNLQNTINGKKYGFHIIGWNAKISEPEFNIEKLRLDNIFPNTTKVTTSKTYDTISEFLQFSENETISQCQKTVFAILCHILRLSGVVDVNGRNFTIKTLLKQYKNNELIILNQTVFKISVAIKQNDFETAYKLLKQVVDSDLKSKFELQQNAYVDNFIGNTFVKYNNEEKEEEDSIPIKIGTVHSVKGMTHCATMYVETFFHNYECKHLIKKQNRGGFQPSPFFKDIVDKKSSRAKQAMKMLYVGMSRPTHLLCYASLKMNWSSDALKKMRESGWEIIDLTI; via the coding sequence ATGAGAAGAATTGATGATAATCTAATTAGTAGTGTACAAGACTTCCTTTTACCTAAAGGGTGTAATTTTGATGATGAACGTCGGAACTTTATAAAAGAGCTTTCATCCTGTGATTTGTTAGCTGTACCTGGGAGTGGCAAAACGACTGCTTTAATAGCAAAACTTTGTTGTATGGCTGAAAATCTTGAAATAGGAGATGCAATATTAGTTTTATCTCATACGAACACTGCTGTTGAAGAAATCCGAAAACATCTTTCCAAAAAAGCTGCGAAACTGTTTGAATATCCTCATAATGTATCGACGATTCAAGAATTTGTAGATAAATTTCTCGCAATTCCATATTATGAAAACAAGTATAAGAGAGGAATAGAAATTATCGACAAGGATAGATATGATGCTGAAATACAGCGAATTTTAAGTAGATGTTGGGATCGAAGGATTCTGTATTGCAAACACCAATTTGACTTTACATCAGTACGATTCATCAGTTCCTTTGGAGAACCAAGGATTGGATTGGGAATTGAAGGAAGTGATATATCCTATAAAATTCCAACTACATGGAGAGGAAATGAAGATTTTAATAAACAATATGTTTGCAATTGGTTGTTAAAGGCAAAAAATGAGATTTTAGAAAAAGGAATATTGCATTATGATGATTGCTATTATTTAGCTGAGGAATACATAAAAGAGTATCCAGAGATAAAGAGTGTATTGCAAAAACGTTTTAAATATATTCTTATTGATGAAACGCAAGATATGCAGCTGCATCAATTAAACCTTATTGATAAATTATTTTATTCAGATAATTGCATCTTACAAAGAATAGGTGATCCTAACCAATCAATTTATAATGCTGTAACAGATACTTGTGATTGGCTTCCTAGAAATCCCATGTATATTAATAATTCTCTGAGATTATCCAAAGAGATTGCAGACGTTGTAAATCCGTTCACTCTTATAACTGGTGATGATGGAACAGGTAAAGCTAGATTTGTTGTAAATGGAAAAAATGTATTAGATTCTCCAATACTTCCTACGTTATTATTATTTAATGAAGAGACAATGCCATTATTGAAAGGTAAATTTAAGGATTTGATAGAAAGAAATAATCTTCAGAATACAATTAATGGGAAAAAGTATGGGTTTCATATAATCGGGTGGAATGCAAAGATTTCAGAACCGGAATTTAACATAGAAAAATTACGGTTAGATAATATATTTCCAAACACAACTAAAGTCACTACAAGTAAGACATACGATACAATCTCTGAGTTTCTTCAATTTAGTGAAAATGAGACGATTAGCCAATGCCAAAAAACTGTCTTCGCAATACTATGTCATATTTTACGACTGTCTGGTGTAGTTGATGTAAATGGACGTAATTTTACAATAAAGACACTGCTCAAACAATATAAAAATAACGAACTGATAATATTAAACCAGACGGTTTTTAAGATATCTGTAGCGATAAAGCAAAATGATTTTGAAACTGCATATAAGTTATTGAAACAGGTCGTTGATAGTGATTTAAAATCAAAATTTGAACTTCAACAGAATGCATATGTAGATAATTTTATTGGAAATACTTTTGTGAAGTATAACAACGAAGAAAAAGAGGAAGAAGATTCAATCCCAATAAAAATAGGAACAGTGCATTCTGTAAAAGGAATGACTCATTGTGCAACAATGTATGTAGAAACTTTTTTTCATAACTATGAATGTAAACATTTAATAAAGAAACAGAATAGAGGAGGATTTCAACCTAGTCCATTCTTCAAAGATATAGTTGACAAAAAATCTTCAAGAGCAAAACAAGCTATGAAAATGTTATATGTTGGAATGTCACGGCCGACACATCTATTATGCTATGCTAGTTTAAAAATGAATTGGAGTAGCGATGCTTTGAAGAAGATGAGAGAAAGTGGTTGGGAAATTATTGATTTGACAATATAA